The genomic interval GAACCATTTATGAGGATGCACATATCTTTGCAGAAAACCTTCATGAAATGGGTTTAATGACAACAAGAGATCACCAGAATTACAGAGATATTTTTGAGAACATCACTTCTTTCATTAAACCACCGGATTTACTGGTTTATCTGCGTGCTTCGGTTCCTACTCTGGTGAACAATATTCAACGCAGAGGACGCGATTATGAAGCAAGTATCCGTCTGGATTATTTGTCAAAACTAAATGAGAAATATGAAGCGTGGATTAAGAATTACTCTTTGGGTAAACTACTGATCCTGGACAAGGATAAACTGGATTTCACAAACAATCCGGAAGACCTGGGTACGGTGATACAAGCTATCGAAGCAGAAATACACGGACTTTTTTAAAATGGCTAAATTAGGAATTATTCCTGCCCGGTATGCATCAACGCGGTTTCCGGGCAAACCGCTGATTGACATCAACGGTAAAAGTATGATTCAGCGTGTTTATGAACAGGCTTGCAGCGCTGCAAGCCTTGATCAGGTAGTGATTGCTACAGATGACGAAAGGATTATTGCTGAAATAAACCGATTTGGCGGCGAATATGCAAAGACCAGATCTGATCATCAGAGTGGTACCGATCGTTGTGCTGAAGTTGCCGCAAAATTTCCGGGTTTTGAGGTGATCATCAATATTCAGGGAGATGAACCTTATATTGATCCTGTTCAGATTGATTTATTAAGCTCCTGCTTTGAAGATCCGCAGGTAAAACTGGCTACATTAGTCAAAAAAATAGATACTGAAGAAGAGTTATTCAATCAGAATATTCCTAAAGTTGTAT from Pedobacter sp. WC2423 carries:
- a CDS encoding deoxynucleoside kinase, with product MHIAIVGNIGAGKTTLTSLLAKNYGWEALYEEVDNNPYLEDFYSDMKRWSFNLQIYFLNNRFQQIVDIQNNKRDVIQDRTIYEDAHIFAENLHEMGLMTTRDHQNYRDIFENITSFIKPPDLLVYLRASVPTLVNNIQRRGRDYEASIRLDYLSKLNEKYEAWIKNYSLGKLLILDKDKLDFTNNPEDLGTVIQAIEAEIHGLF
- the kdsB gene encoding 3-deoxy-manno-octulosonate cytidylyltransferase, whose translation is MAKLGIIPARYASTRFPGKPLIDINGKSMIQRVYEQACSAASLDQVVIATDDERIIAEINRFGGEYAKTRSDHQSGTDRCAEVAAKFPGFEVIINIQGDEPYIDPVQIDLLSSCFEDPQVKLATLVKKIDTEEELFNQNIPKVVLNANQEAIYFSRQTIPFQRNTAQQDWLRTFQFYKHIGIYGYTTETLLKITELKPSSLELAESLEQLRWIENGYIIKTKVTDLETFAVDTPEDLEKIIRIKGN